A stretch of the Kroppenstedtia eburnea genome encodes the following:
- a CDS encoding VOC family protein yields the protein MADRPPAIQGLHAVVLIVKDLEAQKRFYRDVMGLEVEGDYGDAVFFRVGEQKIALFAQGHHREGTQRLEGAAKGISHLEFSIDPQDEPAWDRRLKQAGSHAYRGNYEDADGNLFHFVFATSKEQ from the coding sequence ATGGCTGACCGCCCGCCTGCCATCCAGGGCCTGCATGCAGTGGTGCTGATCGTGAAAGACCTGGAGGCACAGAAGCGTTTCTACCGGGATGTGATGGGGTTGGAAGTGGAAGGGGATTATGGGGATGCGGTCTTTTTCCGTGTCGGGGAGCAGAAGATCGCTCTGTTCGCACAGGGGCATCACCGGGAGGGAACCCAACGTCTGGAAGGAGCGGCCAAAGGGATCTCCCATCTGGAATTTTCCATCGATCCCCAAGATGAACCAGCCTGGGATCGGAGGTTGAAACAGGCCGGTTCCCACGCCTACCGTGGCAATTACGAAGATGCTGACGGCAATCTGTTTCACTTTGTCTTTGCAACGTCCAAGGAGCAGTGA
- a CDS encoding Rieske (2Fe-2S) protein, translating into MSKEKIFVGSLEELQKTGVKLVKGENHGIAVFYHEDEVFAVDNRCPHMGFPLHQGSLCDGILTCHWHHARFDVKSGGTLDPWADDVSTYRTEIRDGEIWVEPVPRQIRGVETHRMRLKEGLEQNIGLVIAKAVVALMEAGEAPEAIARIGVEFGTRHRAGGWRSGLTILTAMLNILPRLDHRGQILALYQGLVHVARESAGMGTRFLLEPLPGKETDFARLARWYRQSVEVRDIRGAERVLLTAIEAGADEQRLADMMMAAVTDHFYMDTGHALDFHNKAFEILERIGPEHRPQVLTSLLPQLSGAQRSEELHNWQSPVDLVTPLLEAFDRLKGISFGEEENGMDEGALLELMLGEDPARTVQEMTDALEKGMSPVRLARLVALAAAKRIEGFHVQNDFSDWITVLHTFTHAHAVHQSLDRSFSVELLRGVYHGAMSVYLDRFLNIPRAKRPKGDPEAKDRPQNPDELLTLLDRQQQVAAAAQWVATYLDRGGEKKSLFNVLGHALLREDAEFHSFQMVEAAFSEHDCWAKEDSPLAREAQRTLLLAATRYLAAHAPTSRDLPHTARIAWRLHRGEKLFEEENR; encoded by the coding sequence GTGTCAAAGGAGAAGATCTTCGTCGGTTCCTTGGAAGAGCTGCAAAAAACAGGTGTAAAGTTGGTCAAGGGTGAAAATCATGGAATCGCGGTCTTTTATCATGAAGATGAAGTATTCGCTGTGGATAACCGCTGTCCCCATATGGGATTTCCCCTTCACCAGGGCAGCCTGTGCGACGGGATTCTCACCTGCCACTGGCATCATGCCCGGTTTGATGTGAAGAGCGGGGGAACCCTGGATCCTTGGGCGGATGATGTATCCACTTACCGGACGGAAATCAGGGACGGGGAGATCTGGGTGGAACCGGTTCCCCGACAAATCCGGGGTGTGGAGACACACCGGATGCGTTTGAAGGAAGGGTTGGAGCAGAATATCGGTCTGGTGATCGCCAAGGCGGTGGTCGCATTGATGGAGGCAGGGGAGGCGCCGGAGGCGATCGCCCGGATCGGAGTGGAGTTCGGCACCCGCCATCGGGCGGGAGGCTGGCGGTCGGGGCTGACCATTCTGACGGCGATGCTCAATATCCTGCCCCGGTTGGATCATCGCGGACAGATCCTGGCTCTGTACCAGGGGTTGGTCCATGTGGCCCGGGAGAGTGCCGGGATGGGGACACGCTTTTTGTTGGAGCCGCTTCCGGGGAAGGAGACGGACTTTGCCCGGTTGGCCCGCTGGTACCGGCAATCGGTGGAGGTGCGGGATATCCGGGGGGCGGAGCGGGTGTTGCTGACCGCCATTGAAGCGGGGGCAGACGAACAGCGATTGGCCGACATGATGATGGCGGCGGTGACTGACCATTTTTACATGGATACCGGTCACGCCCTCGACTTCCACAACAAAGCCTTTGAGATTCTGGAGCGGATCGGTCCGGAACACCGGCCCCAGGTGCTCACCTCTTTGCTGCCCCAATTGTCCGGTGCGCAACGGAGTGAGGAATTGCACAACTGGCAGTCTCCGGTGGACTTGGTAACCCCTCTGCTGGAAGCCTTTGATCGGCTGAAGGGGATCAGCTTTGGCGAGGAAGAGAATGGGATGGATGAAGGGGCGCTCCTGGAGCTGATGTTGGGGGAGGATCCCGCGCGGACGGTTCAGGAGATGACGGATGCACTGGAAAAGGGAATGTCGCCGGTCCGGCTGGCCCGCTTGGTCGCCTTGGCCGCCGCCAAGCGTATCGAAGGGTTTCATGTACAAAACGATTTCAGTGACTGGATCACTGTTCTCCATACCTTCACCCATGCCCATGCCGTTCATCAGAGTCTCGATCGCTCTTTCTCGGTGGAGCTGCTGCGGGGAGTGTATCACGGGGCGATGAGCGTCTATCTCGATCGATTCCTCAATATTCCCCGGGCCAAGAGGCCCAAAGGAGATCCGGAAGCAAAGGATCGGCCACAGAACCCCGATGAACTCCTCACTCTGCTGGATAGACAGCAACAGGTGGCGGCAGCGGCCCAGTGGGTGGCCACTTATCTGGACCGGGGCGGGGAGAAGAAGTCGCTTTTCAATGTACTGGGCCATGCGTTGTTGCGTGAAGATGCTGAATTTCATTCCTTTCAGATGGTGGAGGCGGCCTTTTCCGAACATGACTGCTGGGCAAAGGAGGATTCTCCCCTGGCACGGGAGGCGCAACGGACGCTGCTGTTGGCCGCCACCCGCTATCTGGCCGCCCACGCACCAACTTCCCGGGACCTTCCCCATACGGCACGGATCGCCTGGCGATTGCACCGGGGAGAGAAGCTGTTTGAAGAGGAAAACAGGTGA